In Cyclobacteriaceae bacterium, the DNA window AGGTAAAGTTATTACGTTCACAACTTTGGAAGCAATTGAACATGGCTATTGTGAAGGCAAGGTTCAGTCCATAGAAGAAATCCTCGCTAAGAACAAAGTAAAAAATTATACCATCGAACGCTATGAACTGGGAGCCACTGAAAAGATCATCTCATTCGCATTGAATCCTTTCATTAGCGGATTACTGATCCTCATCATCATTGGCGGAATCTATTTTGAAATGCAATCACCCGGAATCGGATTCCCTTTATTTGCCGCTATCATTGCATTGACATTATATCTTGTTCCATACTACTTAAATGGATTGGCAGAGTACTGGGAGATCCTCGCTCTTTTTGCCGGACTTACATTGATCGTCCTTGAAATATTTGTCATACCAGGGTTTGGCGTTGCCGGAATTCTGGGAATTGGTCTCACGGTGGTTTCACTGGTACTGATCATGCTCAATAATGAGTTCTTCAATTTTGATTATGTTCCGCTTGGGGATATTGTAGTAGCCATGTTTGTCACGCTGGGAGGAATTTTTGGCGGGATGATAGCCTTGTTCTTCGGTGGTGCTTCTCTTACAAAAACGAAGGCCTTTCAGCGTATGGCATCCATTCAAACACAGGAAGGCTATACCGCAAATTTTATTGAAGAACCGATGATTGGAAAAACGGGGGTTGCTTTTACGGTCCTTCGCTCCAGCGGAAAAGTGATGATAGAAGAGAAATTGTATGATGCCAATAGTCGTGGAGAGTATATTGAAAAGGGCGACGCGATAGAAGTAACAGGAATCGAAAGTTCTACTTTAAGAGTTAAAAAAATTTAAGCTGAGCCCATCCTCATTTATGAAAATACTTGGTGTAATTCCTGCCCGATTTGCTTCTTCTCGTTTTCCAGGAAAGCCGTTGGCCGATCTGTTGGGGAAATCAATGGTACATCGGGTTTATCTTCAGTGTAAAAAATCTAAGCTGTTGAGTGAGGTCGTTGTAGCAACGGATCATCCGAAAATCTATGACCATGTAATAGGGTTTGGAGGCAATGTCGTGATGACATCCGACCAGCATCCTTCCGGAACCGATCGTTGCTTTGAAGCAATGAAGCTCAACCCAGCTCAGTTTGATTTTGTTGTAAATGTTCAGGGTGACGAGCCATTTGTAGATCCAAGACAAATTGATTTGCTGTGCGGTTCATTGGACAGCTCAACGGAGTTAGCAACGCTTATTCAAAAGATCATAACTCTTGAGCAACTACTGTCTCCCAACGAGGCGAAAGTTGTTTTAAACAACAAGAAGGAGGCTATGTATTTCAGTAGGTCGCCTATTCCTTTTGTGCAAAAGTTAGAACACAAGGATTGGCTGGATCATGCCCAGTTCTATCGTCATGTTGGATTGTATGCTTACCGTCATGATATTCTTAAGCAGATAACACAATTATCGGTATCAGCTTTGGAAAAAGCCGAATCACTGGAGCAACTCCGATGGATTGAAAATGGCTTCCGGATTAAAACTGTAGAGACGGATGCAGAAGAAGGATTGTGCATTGATACACCTGAAGATCTCGAAAAGGCAATTGCGCTGATGAAAAAAAGAAACGTCTCTCTGAAATAGCAGGCTTTTAATAAGGGTGGACCTTATGAATCAGCGTGTAGTGGATCTTTTCGAAATTAAGATTCTTGAGCTTGCCCTCAATGTCATCCGCCAGACTTCTTTTTACTTCTTCATGGACGCTTAAGTCTATGATCAGTTCGTTTCGCTTAAAGCCATCAGCTAATTTCTGATCTACAATCTTACTGATAGCACTTTCAAATGCATCGTGATCCACCTGGACCTTGTCGATGATAACCGTCTTCGGATTGATCTCGATAAATATTATCTTCTCATTCTCTGAAGAGCAGCCCAGGAAAATCAATCCAAACAACAATACATATTTCGACTTGCTCATCTATTGTCCAACAGGTTTCATTTTCAATTTTTCTATTGCAAATTTCTTAGCCTCGCTGGCTACGGTTTCAAGGTCGCCTGAAACAATGTACGATCCCAAAACATGTGCTCCTGCATTTGGAACCGGCACAGCAACCTTATCCGATTCAGGGGTACTCAATTGACTATGCATTTCCAGAATGGCACTGACTTTCACCGTCTGATCCTGCTCCTGTTCATTTTTGTAATAGTATAAGTTTAAGACAGGCTGTTTGATCTTCTCAAAAGTTGATTTCGTCATTTTGGTTTCAAGCAATTCCTCAAGCTGACAAACGGCTTCAAGTCTGTACTTGTCATTCCAATATTGATTATTCAAAGCGACATCAACACCTGGTTTGACACCGGGTACATTATAGTTTCCCTTCTTCACCATTCGTGCCAATTGCAAGCCCCATGGATTATTTGAAATAAAAGCTGCCGGATCATTGATTGCAATATTGGGAGACATATTGATCAATGCGAAAACATCCTGTGGATACTCTGCTGCCAGGATCAACCCCATCGTTGCACCTGTTGATGTTCCCATAACAATTACCTTATCCCCCAGCATCTTTCCGATTGCAAGAGCTTCCTTACTGCTTTTCCACCAGCGGTCGGGAGTGAAATATAAAAGCTGTTCGGTAGTATCAATACCATGATCAGCCATTCGTGCCAGATACAAGTTGCAGCCAAAGGTCTTTGCAAACTGTTTGTGAATAGGGTCTCCTTCTGCCTGACTTGCAGAAAAACCGTGCAAGTACACGACGCTGAATTCAGTCTGCTTCATGGAAGAATCTGCCCATACAATTCTCGCCTCGTTATCCGGCTTGATCTTATGCTCAAACTCCTGCATGGCAACATACGGAACCAGCTGCGCGATGTCATTTGGAATGGGAGGCATAGCAGGATCATATGCTGGCTGATCAGGCTCAGGTCCCATGAAATACACACCAATGATCAACAGGATGGGGAAAGTGATAAAGACTAGTTTACGGGACATTGAGAGTGAGTTTTATTAAAGATAACAGTAATAGATGAAAGTTTAAAGCATGAACAATGCTTCCCTTTATAGAAATTCTGTTTAGGGTTTATTCATATCTGGATTTCTCAGACATAAAAAAGCCGGACCATAGTGTCCGGCTTTTCAAGTTTAAAAAAACATTCGATCAGGACGGTAAAAAAATATTGTTCCCGTTAATTTAAACCTGATCAAAAAGAAAGTACCCCGGAGTCGGCAAAAAAATATTTACAACCAACAACCACTACGAATGGAGTAAATAACCAGTCACTCCGGAATACTATTTCTTTGTTGCGGATTGACATTTCAACCCGCAACGGATAACTATTTAATCGACGTTGTCATGCAAGAACTTGTTGTTACCCAACAAATTATTGTCGTCGTTCAGATTATACTTTGAAATAAAGCGCTCAGAAGAGTGAGGTACATTTTCCATCTTCACGCCTCTTCTCAGATATGCAGGTGATGTCCATTTCTCATTGAACTCATCTTTACTCATCTCAGGCTTCTTTGCTGCCTTCAGCTTTTCGCGGCGTTCTTTCGCTTGTTGTTCAAGACGCTGCTTTGTTTTGCGCACATCCATCATACCATCTTCATTGATAACCTGATCTGCTGAAACCTCTTTACCGATTTCAAACTCATCGTCATCACCACGGAATTTGCTGATATCATCTTCCTCATCATCTCCATCATCGAATTTGCTTGCATTTACCTCTTCATTGTCGAACAGGCTTAATGTATAGCTGCGTTCTTCCAGTGGAGTGTCTTCCTTTTTGGAAGGCTTCTCTTCGGATTTTTTATACGCTGGCTTTTCGTCTTTCTTTTTCGTTACCGGAATTTCTGGTTCCTTGTTAACAACCGGCTCATCAAAATCGAAATATGACTCTTCCTTGATGGGTTCGGTAAAGATCATTTCGTCGGCGATCTTCAGTTCCATCTCGTCATAGCGCTCATTCACAGAGTTGTCAGCGAACTCGGCTGCAATAGAGTTGCTCTTCTCAAGATCAAGAACTTTCTTCTCTGCTACTTTCTTCACTAACGCTTTTCCCTCACCGGCAAACCCGGTAGCAATTACCGTTACGCGTATGCGATCTCCGAGGTCAGGATCAACTCCATGACCAAAGATCACTTCGCATTCCTGACCTGATTGATCCTGAATATATTCAGTGATCTGGCTCAGTTCATCCATTTGCAATTCAGCTTCTTCGCCGGAAATGATGGAAAGCAAAATTCTCTTCGCCCCCATGATATCCTTGTTATCCAGCAAAGGAGAAGCAAGGGCTTGCTCTGCTGCGCGAAGGGCGCGATTCTCACCGCTTGTTTCTGATGATCCCATAACGGCGGCACCTGCATTCAGCATGACTGTGCGTACATCCTGGAAGTCAACGTTAACATATCCTGCCAGGGTGATGATTTCAGCAATGCCTTTGGCAGCTGTTGTCAACACACCATCGGCTTCACCAAACGCCTGGCTGATGGAAAGATTTCCAAACATCTGGCGCAATTGATCATTAAGGATGGCGAGGACTGTATCACAGCTGGTACGCATTGCATCGAGACCTGCCTGAGCCTGAGCTATTTTTTTTCTTCCTTCAAAACCGAATGGCATGGTAACAATACCAACGGTGAGGATATCCATCTCTTTCGCAATTTTAGCGATGACCGGAGCAGCACCTGTGCCTGTTCCTCCACCCATACCAGCGGTGATGAACACCATTTTGGTTCCTGTGAGGATCTCACGGATCTGCTCTTTGCTTTCCATCGCAGCAGCACGACCCACTTCAGGGTTCGCACCGCATCCAAGACCTTCTGTGAGGCTGGTTCCGATTTGTAATTTTGTTGGAACAGGACTGGTATTCAGTGCCTGTAAGTCGGTATTACACACGATAAACTCAACATCCTTGATGCCGAGCCGGTACATGTGGTTGACCGCGTTGCTGCCGCCACCTCCAACACCGATCACTTTGATGATCGACTTGTGGTGCCTCGGCAAATCAAATTTGTAGGTTGCTCCGGTTTGAAACATGACAATTTATTATTTAGTGGTTGTTATTTTTTTGATGCTGTTCATTTTGATCAGCGATCAGTATTCGTTTTTTCCATCAAGGTCATCAATCAATAATCCCTTTGTCTTATTCAGGATGCTGGTAAAGAAATCTGAAGCAGGCTTCACTTTCTCTTTCTTCACCTTGACAACTGTCTTGTTTTCTTTCGCTTCGCGGTAACGCTCATCACGTTCATCCAGCGAACGGAAACCAGACAATACAAGTCCTACAGCAGTAGCATACATTGGACTCTTTACAGCTTCCAGCTTGCTCTTGCCGAGATGCTCGTTGGGATAACCCACACGCGTATCCATTCCGGTCATGTACTCCACCAGGTGTTTCAGGCTATTCAACTGAGAACCTCCACCCGTGATTACAATTCCGCCAGCCAATCTATTTTCAAATCCGCAGCTGATGATCTCAGTATGAACCATCTCTACGATCTCTTCCATTCTTGCCTGAATGATGTTAGAAAGATTCTTTACAGAAATTTCTTTCGCCGCACGATTACGGATTCCAGGAATTGAAACGATTTCATTTGGACTTGCTTCTTCCGCGATAGCCTTGCCGAACTTTGTCTTCAGCTGCTCCGCCTGTTTTGCCATCACTGACAAACCAGTCTGGATATCATTGGTAAGAATATTTCCTCCAAAAGGAATGACAGATGTATGACGGATGATGTTGTCATAGAAAATAGCAACATCTGTAGTTCCACCACCGATGTCGATGAGGCAAACACCTGCTTCTTTTTCTTCATCACTCAGCACGGCGAGGCTAGATGCCAAAGGCTCCAGGATCAAGTCTTCAATTTCAAGACCAGCTCTGCGCACACATTTATTGATATTATTAATCGCACTGGTTTGTGCAGTGATAATATGGAAGTCGGCCTCCAGCTTTACACCGCTCATACCCACCGGATCCTTTATTCCTTCTTCATAGTCGACAGTATAATCCTGAGGCATAACGTGTATGATCTCGCTGCCAGGAGGAATTACAATGCGATACATATCTTCTGTCAGGCGACTGACGTCTTCGATGCTGATCTCATCGTCGTTGGAAGTACGGGTGATGCTGCCATGATGAATGGTACTGCGGATGTGCTGTCCAGCAATGCCAACGTTGACAACACCGATATCAATACCGGACATGTCACTGGCTTCTTTCACCGCCTTCTCAATGGCAAAAACAGTTTTATCAATGTTAGTCACGATGCCTTTGATGACACCTTCTGATTCGGCTTTGCCCATGCCGAGAACTTCGAGCTTTCCGTACTCATTCTTACGGCCTACGATCACGCAAATTTTCGTAGTCCCAATGTCTAATCCGACTACTATTTTTTCGTTTTCCATGGTTCTTTGTATTAGTGGTTGTGTTGTCTGTTTAAAAAATATATTGCTTATTAAAAAATCTACTTGTTCTTATTCTGCGATAACCTGTCCTTCATACTTTAAATTCACTCTTTCGTATTTTGTCCATCCCTTTTGAGGAAGAATCTCCTTATAGAATACCATCAGCTTTTTGAATTTGAATTCATAGTTATCAGGTGATCCAAATTCAACCAGCTGACCTGTTATCTGTGGATAGATGGTGATATCTTCCTTGCTGTTAATGTCCATCTGTGCTATCTGCGCATTCCAGAATTTATCTTCACGAATGAAATCAAGCATTTCCATCAGCTTCTTTCCTTCTTCAAATTTCATGAGGTCGCCTTTTTCAAGGAGCTGCTTTACGAACCTGCCGCTGATAATTACCACCCTTGAAGTAAACTTCTCTGAAATACTCATCACAATACCTTCTTCAGATATGTATGCATCAGGTGCATCTTCCTGAACAATGCGGGCGATCGGCCTTCTTAATTCCACATTGACGATCAGATTTCCTTTGAGATCTCCATAAAGTTCTGCCTCCTTTACGTGCTTGTCATATTTCAGTTTTTTCTCAATTGCCTTGAGATCAATTCTGCTTATGCTCGTTCCTTTTAAAGTCTGTCCACTGGCTTCCACCAGGCGAAGAATATCTGCCTCATCAAGAAAATGGTTGTCGTTGATATTTTCTATCTCCACAACAATGTCCTTACACAAAGCTCCGCCTTGCTTACGCTCGCTGAAAGCTATAAGAAACGACAAAGCAATAAGCGCTGCCGCGATCCTGATCTCTTTCCGTATGTTAAGGTTAAGCTTCATATTTCTTTGTCAGCATCTCTCTAATAGGTTTCACGAAAGTGTCAATATCTCCAGCTCCTACCGTTGCAATTACTTCACAGTCCAATGACTCAAGCTTTGCCAGCAGATCTTTCTTGCTTGTGCGAATCTTTACTCCACTGGTAACATCCTTAAAAATCATATCCGATGTTACTCCCGGGATAGGAAGCTCGCGCGCCGGATAGATGTCCATCATCAATAGTGTGTCTGCAAGGCTGAGGCTTTTTGCAAATCCATCAGCGAAATCCCTGGTGCGTGTATATAAATGAGGCTGGAAGATCACGGTAATCTTCTTTTCAGGATAGAGTGCTTTCAGTGATTTCAGAAATGCTTCGATCTCTGTTGGATGGTGAGCATAGTCATCTATGAATACACACTTCTTGCTTCTGAAAACATACTCAAAGCGACGTTTCACACCTTTGAAAGATGCAAGGGCGCCCTTGATCACCTGATCACTTACACCGACCTGCTTTACAGCAATGCTTGCAGCGATTGCATTTTCTACGTTATGAAAACCAGGGATACCGAGCTGAATTTTTTCAATCTTCATGTCTTTACCATGAAGATCGAAAGTAAAAAAGCCACCTGTGGTGGTGAGATTGCTGGCAAAAAAATCTCCCTGATCAATGCTATATGTCTTCTTTGAAATTTTTGAATTCGACTTCGATAAAGATTCAATGGATTGATGAATTACCAGTGTACCGTTCTCATTGATCTGCTTGATAAAATCACCGAAAGAGATAAGCATGCTTGCATGATCTCCATAGATATCAAGATGATCAGGATCTGCTGAGGTCACTACTGCTACATCAGGGAACAAGCGCAGGAATGAACGATCAAATTCATCCGCTTCCGCAACGACGATAGTATTCTTATTTACTTCACCGTGCATGATTAGGTTAGAATCATAATTGGCAGTAATTCCACCCAGGAACGCTACCATGTCCTTACCGGCTTCTTTCAGGATGTGTGCCACCATGGAAGAAGTAGTAGTCTTACCATGTGTACCCGCCACTGCGATCGTTTTATAATCTTTGGATATCAAACCCAGCACTTCAGATCTTTTCAGAATAGTAAAGCCCTGATCCTTGAGATACTGATGCTCAACATGATCTTTGGGAATTGCCGGAGTAAAAATTACAAGGGTCTTTTCCTTAGACAGATATCCTGGAATGAATTCTACCTTGTCTTCAAAATGAAGTTCCATTCCTTCCTCCATCAACTCATGAGTTAATGGTGTAGGAGTGCGATCATAACCGGCAACACGAAGTCCCTTGCGACGGAACCAGCGAGCCAAAGCGCTCATACCAATCCCACCGATTCCCAGAAAATAAATACTATCGTAGTCGCTAAACTTCACACTAACAATTTTTCGATTTCCGTAACTATTTCTTCAGCGGCCTGAGGTTTACCCAGTCGCGCAATATTTTCACTTAACTCCTCACAGGATTTCTGATCATGTAAAAGTTTGATGGCACTCTGCACTAACTCTGCCTTTGCCTTGATATCTGTGATGAGGATGGCTGCATTTTCATTCACAAGTGCCATTGCATTTTTTGTCTGATGATCATCTGCCACATTAGGAGACGGCACCAATACCGATGGCTTCTTCGCAAGACACAATTCTGATATAGACAAAGCACCAGCTCTGGACACTACTACATTCGCAGCAGCATAAGCGAGATCCATCTCTTTTAAGAAATCATAGATCCTTATACTTCTTAAATCCTTATCCCCTACCTGAGCCTTCATCGTCTCGTAATAAACTTTGCCAGTTTGCCAGATCACCTGAACATTGGAAGCGATCAATTGATCAAGGCCTGCAAGAATGCTCTCATTTATAGTTCTGGCTCCGCCGCTTCCACCGAGTATGAGAAGTGTTCTTGCATTGGAATTAAATCCAAAATGATTCAATGCCTGATCTCTCTTGCTCTCAAGATTGATAATATCTTTTCTCACAGGATTACCGGTCATCTGAACCTTGGATCCTGGAAAGTATTTCTCCATGCCTGGATAAGCTACGCAAATTCTTTTCGCCTTGTCTGCAAGTTTCTTATTGGTAAGTCCTGCATGGGAATTCTGCTCCTGAAGAACCGTGGGTACTTTGAAATGTGTTGCTGCCATCATCATAGGCCCACTTGCATAACCACCAGTTCCAATGGCAACGTCAGGTTTGAATTCTCTCACGATACTTCTTGCTTTCCAGTAGCTAAAGATGAGCTTGAAAGGAAAGAGAAGATTCGAAAATGAAAGACTCCTTTTAATACCGCTGATCCATAATCCGATGATCTTATAACCGGCTTCCGGAACACGTACCATTTCCATTTTACCTTCAGCACCAACAAAAAGAATTTCCGCATCGGGATGATGCTCACGAAATGTATTAGCAATGGCGATCGCAGGATACACATGTCCTCCGGTGCCGCCGCCACTAATGATCACCCGATATGGTTGCTTATTGATCACGCTGCTTTTGCTACTTTACTGTCTTTGCCTTCTTTACCTTCAACACTTACAGCATCTTGTCCCCAGTTCTCTTCCTGTTCACCACGACTTACACTTAAAATAATTCCAACAGAAAGTCCTGTGAAAACCATTGCTGTTCCTCCCATACTGACCAATGGCAACGGCTGACCAGTAATCGGCCCGAGTCCTACTACAACACCCATGTTTACCATGGCCTGACACACCAGATCGAAGCTGAGTCCCGCCGAAAGTAATCCGCCGAAAGCGCGCTCCGAGTTATATGCGGCTTTCATTCCACGATGAAGAAGTATGAGGTAGAGACATAATACGACTACACCTCCAACCATACCGTATTCTTCAATTACGATGGCGTAAACAAAATCTGAATATGGATGAGGAAGGATATTTCTTTGATCACTGTTACCTGGACCTTTACCAAACACACCACCCGTCGCTACTGCGATACGTCCATGCTTTGCCTGGAAAGGAAGTTCTTTACCTTCTACAAAATTTATAATTCTGTTCTTGGCAGTTTGAGCACGGACCCCGAGCATTAAGGCCGCGGATCCAGCTAATATTCCGACCAGTACAAGCATCGCCAGATACTTGACAGAGACCCGGCCGATGAACATGACCAGCATACAGGTTGCAAAAAGAAGGACAGCGGTTGAAACGTTTGTTAAAGCAATCAGTCCGCAAATCACACCACACCATATCAACATAGGTATCAGTGCTTCCTTGATATCATCGATGTTCTGCTGCTTTTTTGAAAGCATGCTGGCAAGATTGATGATGAGGGCAAGACTTGCAAAATCTGACGGCTGAAACGATCCAACAAGAGGAAGGGTGATCCATCGTGGTGAGTCGTTGATCACGGTTCCAAACTTGAATGTGTAAAGCAGCAATGGAACGCTTATCCAAAGTGCAAGGCGTGAGATTTTCGAATAATATCTATAATCAATCTTATGGGCTATCCAGATGGCTGCAAGACCTAGAAACACGGTGAACGTATGCTTGATCAGCAACATTTCAGGACTTGCAGATCGCTTATATGCAAGTGTTCCAATAGAGCTATACACTACCAGAATACTTACCATCGACAATGCCAGCACGGCAGCCCATATCACCGGATCACCTTGCAGATTTTTGTCAGACCACTCTTTAATTTTCTTCATCGCCTCGTACTTTAAGACTATGCTTTTACTTTTTCAACTTCCGCCTTCAACTTCAATACTTCAGCTCTGAACTGATCGCCGCGATCTTCGTAGTTGTTAAACAAATCGAAGCTCGCGCACGCCGGAGAGAGCAACACCACATCACCTTTTTCTGCTGATTGCAATGCTAGGTGTACCAATTCACTTACGCTCTGTGTTTCCAGTATTTTTGGAACCACCTTACCAAAGAATTTTTTCAATTTCTCGTTATCCTTACCAAGACAGATAAGGGTCTTTACTTTCTTTTCAACTTCTGCCTTGATGATATTGTAATCATTACCCTTGTCGATTCCACCAGCGATCCAAACCAGAGGCTGCTGATAGCTTCCTAAAGCGTAGATCACTGAATCGACGTTGGTAGCCTTTGAATCATTGACAAATTCTACTCCGTTGATGGTTGCAACAGTTTCAAGTCTGTGAGGTGCGTTCTTGAATGTCTTCAATCCTTCACGGATCTTGGTATCAGGAACCTTTGCCAGGTGGGCTGCACAAACTGCTGCCATCGTGTTGACAAGGTTATGAGTTCCTTTCAAAGTGGTATCTGCCTGAGCAATCTTGAATGATTTCTTCCCAAACTGAAAGATCATTTTCTTACCGTCGTAATGAGCAGAAGTAATTGCCTCGTGATCCAGTGATATTTCAACCCTGTATGCTTCGGTGGAGCGTTGTTTCGCTTCTACTCCGGCAACCGTATCATCAACGAAATACACGAAGTAATCTTTTGATGTCATATTCTTGACAAGTCTGAACTTGCTGTTGACATAATTGATCATCTTCTTGTCGTAGCGATCGAGGTGATCCGGCGTGATATTTAGAAGAATACCAATGTGTGGTCTGAATGTTTGAATGCCGTCAAGCTGGTAGCTGCTTACTTCTACTACATACCAGTCAAACTCTTCTGTCGCTATTTTGCGAGCAAGGCTCTCTCCTACATTTCCAGCCAATGCAACTTTCTTATCTGCATTCTTCAGGAGATGATAGATCATCAGCGTCGTAGTGGTCTTGCCATTGGTTCCAGTGATCGCTATCACTTTTCCCTTGAGATAGCGAAATGCAAATTCAAGCTCATCGATGATGGCTATCTTCTTTGATTTCACTTTCTTAACAATTTCAGTTTTTTCAGGAATGCCAGGGCTTTTAATTACCAGATTGGCATTCAGAATTTTCTCTTCACTGTGCTTTCCTTCTTCAAATTCAATTCCTGCCTGAACGAGTTCGTTCCGGTATTTATCTTTTAACTGGCCCTGATCAGAGACGAACACGTCGAAGCCCTTGGCTTTCGCCAACAACGCTGCACCCGTGCCACTTTCGCCTCCTCCCAGTATGACTACTCTTTCTGCCATATACTTTTAGATCATCTAAGTTTCAATGTTGCCAAACAGAAAATCGCCAGCAATATTCCTACGATCCAGAATCGTGTTACAATCTTGGATTCGTGAATATTCTTCTTCTGATAATGATGGTGGATTGGAGACATCAGGAAGATCCTTCTGCCTTCGCCGTATTTCTTCTTCGTGTATCTGAAATAAGATACTTGTAAGATCACGGAAAGATTTTCTACCAAAAAAATTCCGCAAAGGATTGGAATCATAAGTTCTTTGCGAACCGCCAGCGCTACAACCGCAATAATTCCTCCTAATGTAAGACTGCCGGTGTCTCCCATGAATACCTGTGCGGGATAAGCATTATACCAGAGAAAGCCGAGACACGCGCCAACAAAGGCGGTGCAAAAAATCACCAGCTCTCCAAGGTTTGGAATGTACATGATGTTCAAATAGGAACTAAAGTCAACGCGGCCTGACAGGTAGGCAAAAATTGCCAGTGTTAGGCCTATGATAGCGGAAGTACCTGCGGCAAGTCCGTCGATTCCATCCGTCATATTTGCTCCGTTGGAAACTGCGGTAATAATCACAACCACCACTAAGACATACATGATCCATGTGTAATTCTGATCCAGCCATGGTGTAATGCTGTGGTAATCAAATTCATTGTTCTTTAAAAATGGAACTGTGGTTTTAGTGGACTTTACTTCCTTGGACTTGAAATCACCATCAGAGGACAGAATGATGCCGGAAGCCGGAGCTACTGGCTTCTCGCGAATCACAACGCTGTCATTAAAATAAAGCGTCAATCCCACGATCAATCCGATGATCACCTGACCTACGATCTTAAATCTTCCCGCAAGGCCTTCCTTGTTTTTCTTAAATACTTTTATGTAGTCATCGAGAAACCCTATCAATCCCAGTCCAATCGTTGCTGTAATTAATAGGACGATGTAAACGTTATCCAACTTTGCCAATAAAAGAGTAGGAATAAGAATGGCCGCAATGATAATAATACCACCCATGGTTGGAGTTCCTTTCTTTTGGATCTGACCTTCCAGTCCCAGATCACGGATGCTTTCACCAACCTGCTTCTTTCTTAAAAAATCAATCAGTTTTTTACCAAAGGTGATGGTGATCAATAACGACAATACCGCAGCAGCACCAGCACGGAATGAGATGTATTGAAACACTCCCGCCCCCGGTAGATTAAAATGCTTGTCGATATAGTCAAATAAATAGTACAGCATCAGTTGGCAAACATTTTTAACATCCTGCTAACAACTTCCCTGTCATCAAATGGATTCTTAACTCCTTTTATTTCCTGATAAGTTTCATGACCCTTGCCGGCGATCAAAATGATATCCTTTTCTTTCGCAAGCATGCATGCTGTTTTGATGGCTTCTTCACGATCCACCATCACCAGCGTCTTCTTTGCTTCCGTCGGCCCAACTCCTTTTTGCATTTCACGAATGATCTCCATGGGATCTTCATCGCGTGGATTATCCGAAGTAAAAATTACTTTGTCTGAATATTTGCAAGCAATTGCTGCCATCAACGGACGCTTGGTCTTATCACGATTCCCTCCACATCCCACAATCGCAATCACTTGCTCCTGACCGGAGCGGAAGTGTGATATTGTTTCCAAGACATTCTTCAATGCATCCGGTGTATGAGCATAATCAACGATTGCCGTGAATTTTGATCCAGGTTGTACAAGTTCAAA includes these proteins:
- the ftsA gene encoding cell division protein FtsA, whose protein sequence is MENEKIVVGLDIGTTKICVIVGRKNEYGKLEVLGMGKAESEGVIKGIVTNIDKTVFAIEKAVKEASDMSGIDIGVVNVGIAGQHIRSTIHHGSITRTSNDDEISIEDVSRLTEDMYRIVIPPGSEIIHVMPQDYTVDYEEGIKDPVGMSGVKLEADFHIITAQTSAINNINKCVRRAGLEIEDLILEPLASSLAVLSDEEKEAGVCLIDIGGGTTDVAIFYDNIIRHTSVIPFGGNILTNDIQTGLSVMAKQAEQLKTKFGKAIAEEASPNEIVSIPGIRNRAAKEISVKNLSNIIQARMEEIVEMVHTEIISCGFENRLAGGIVITGGGSQLNSLKHLVEYMTGMDTRVGYPNEHLGKSKLEAVKSPMYATAVGLVLSGFRSLDERDERYREAKENKTVVKVKKEKVKPASDFFTSILNKTKGLLIDDLDGKNEY
- a CDS encoding cell division protein FtsQ: MKLNLNIRKEIRIAAALIALSFLIAFSERKQGGALCKDIVVEIENINDNHFLDEADILRLVEASGQTLKGTSISRIDLKAIEKKLKYDKHVKEAELYGDLKGNLIVNVELRRPIARIVQEDAPDAYISEEGIVMSISEKFTSRVVIISGRFVKQLLEKGDLMKFEEGKKLMEMLDFIREDKFWNAQIAQMDINSKEDITIYPQITGQLVEFGSPDNYEFKFKKLMVFYKEILPQKGWTKYERVNLKYEGQVIAE
- a CDS encoding UDP-N-acetylmuramate--L-alanine ligase is translated as MKFSDYDSIYFLGIGGIGMSALARWFRRKGLRVAGYDRTPTPLTHELMEEGMELHFEDKVEFIPGYLSKEKTLVIFTPAIPKDHVEHQYLKDQGFTILKRSEVLGLISKDYKTIAVAGTHGKTTTSSMVAHILKEAGKDMVAFLGGITANYDSNLIMHGEVNKNTIVVAEADEFDRSFLRLFPDVAVVTSADPDHLDIYGDHASMLISFGDFIKQINENGTLVIHQSIESLSKSNSKISKKTYSIDQGDFFASNLTTTGGFFTFDLHGKDMKIEKIQLGIPGFHNVENAIAASIAVKQVGVSDQVIKGALASFKGVKRRFEYVFRSKKCVFIDDYAHHPTEIEAFLKSLKALYPEKKITVIFQPHLYTRTRDFADGFAKSLSLADTLLMMDIYPARELPIPGVTSDMIFKDVTSGVKIRTSKKDLLAKLESLDCEVIATVGAGDIDTFVKPIREMLTKKYEA
- the murG gene encoding undecaprenyldiphospho-muramoylpentapeptide beta-N-acetylglucosaminyltransferase, coding for MINKQPYRVIISGGGTGGHVYPAIAIANTFREHHPDAEILFVGAEGKMEMVRVPEAGYKIIGLWISGIKRSLSFSNLLFPFKLIFSYWKARSIVREFKPDVAIGTGGYASGPMMMAATHFKVPTVLQEQNSHAGLTNKKLADKAKRICVAYPGMEKYFPGSKVQMTGNPVRKDIINLESKRDQALNHFGFNSNARTLLILGGSGGARTINESILAGLDQLIASNVQVIWQTGKVYYETMKAQVGDKDLRSIRIYDFLKEMDLAYAAANVVVSRAGALSISELCLAKKPSVLVPSPNVADDHQTKNAMALVNENAAILITDIKAKAELVQSAIKLLHDQKSCEELSENIARLGKPQAAEEIVTEIEKLLV
- a CDS encoding FtsW/RodA/SpoVE family cell cycle protein — translated: MKKIKEWSDKNLQGDPVIWAAVLALSMVSILVVYSSIGTLAYKRSASPEMLLIKHTFTVFLGLAAIWIAHKIDYRYYSKISRLALWISVPLLLYTFKFGTVINDSPRWITLPLVGSFQPSDFASLALIINLASMLSKKQQNIDDIKEALIPMLIWCGVICGLIALTNVSTAVLLFATCMLVMFIGRVSVKYLAMLVLVGILAGSAALMLGVRAQTAKNRIINFVEGKELPFQAKHGRIAVATGGVFGKGPGNSDQRNILPHPYSDFVYAIVIEEYGMVGGVVVLCLYLILLHRGMKAAYNSERAFGGLLSAGLSFDLVCQAMVNMGVVVGLGPITGQPLPLVSMGGTAMVFTGLSVGIILSVSRGEQEENWGQDAVSVEGKEGKDSKVAKAA